The following proteins come from a genomic window of Perognathus longimembris pacificus isolate PPM17 chromosome 12, ASM2315922v1, whole genome shotgun sequence:
- the LOC125361049 gene encoding fibrinogen silencer-binding protein, translated as MVGKARSSNFTLSEKLDLLKLVKPYVKILEEHTNKHSVIVEKNRCWDIIAVNYNAIGVDRPPRTAQGLRTLYKRLKEYAKQELLQQKEAQSDFKSNISEPTKKVMEMIPQISSFCLVRDRNHIQSSNLDEAAGAGTSSLQVMLDHHPVAITVEVKQEEDIKPPPPLVFSPQHNETLPQREEHELVHVMDRSLSPSLSSVDMRMTSSPSSIPRRDDFFRHESGQHFRSLLGCDPQILQMLKEEHQIILENQKNFGLYVQEKRDGLKRRQQLEEELLRAKIEVEKLKAIRLQHDLPEYNSL; from the exons ATGGTAGGAAAGGCTAGATCTTCCAATTTTACCTTATCTGAAAAGCTTGATTTGCTAAAGCTTGTGAAGCCATATGTGAAAATTCTCGAAGAACACACTAATAAACATTCAGTAATAGTAGAAAAGAATAGATGTTGGGATATCATAGCAGTTAACTATAATGCAATTGGAGTAGACCGCCCTCCTCGAACAGCGCAGGGCCTACGAACCCTTTACAAAAGGCTCAAAGAATATGCCAAACAGGAACTATTGCAGCAAAAAGAGgcccaatcagattttaaaagcaATATTTCTGAGCCAACCAAGAAAGTTATGGAGATGATTCCCCAGATATCCAGTTTTTGCCTGGTAAGAGACAGGAACCACATACAAAG TTCAAACTTGGATGAGGCTGCAGGAGCTGGTACCAGTTCACTACAGGTGATGTTGGATCACCATCCGGTTGCTATTACAGTGGAAGTGAAGCAAGAAGAAGATATTAAACCACCACCTCCACTGGTTTTCAGTCCTCAACACAATGAAACTTTACCTCAAAGAGAAGAACATGAATTAGTACATGTTATGGACAGATCTTTGTCACCCTCCCTTTCCTCTGTTGATATGAGAATGACATCCTCTCCATCTTCTATTCCAAGGAGAGATGATTTTTTTCGGCATGAGAGTGGACAGCACTTTAGGTCACTATTagggtgtgatcctcagattctgcAAATGTTAAAAGAGGAGCatcaaataattttagaaaatcaaAAAAATTTTGGATTATATGTTCAGGAGAAGAGGGATGGATTGAAAAGAAGGCAACAGCTAGAGGAAGAGCTACTGAGAGCAAAAATTGAAGTGGAAAAGCTGAAAGCAATTCGATTACAGCATGATTTACCTGAATACAATAGTCTCTAA